The Mercurialis annua linkage group LG8, ddMerAnnu1.2, whole genome shotgun sequence genome window below encodes:
- the LOC126662009 gene encoding S-protein homolog 5-like: MSDLINNGSCRHSNLVVPSLFAVVSTKAISFLLLSFWVKAAHGLVQRFLRHKTNVYVDNSLDYGLDLTLHCKSKDNDLGIKLLHFDETFKFTFRPTFWGTTEFFCSFQWKDRFEWFSIYVDNRDYPICYDCYWIVKTDGPCMKSASGYYDICYKWNPKFD, translated from the exons ATGTCTGATCTAATTAACAACGGTAGTTGTCGTCACAGCAACCTCGTCGTCCCTTCCTTGTTTGCAGTCGTCTCTACTAAGGCTATTTCGTTTCTATTGCTCAGCTTTTGGGTTAAAGCAGCACATGGATTGGTCCAAC GCTTTCTCAGACACAAGACCAATGTCTATGTAGATAATAGTTTAGACTATGGATTAGACCTAACTTTGCATTGCAAATCCAAAGATAATGATTTAGGGATTAAATTGCTCCATTTTGATGAAACTTTCAAGTTCACCTTTAGACCTACTTTTTGGGGGACTACAGAATTCTTTTGTAGCTTTCAATGGAAGGATAGGTTTGAGTGGTTTAGCATTTACGTAGATAATAGAGATTATCCAATATGCTATGATTGTTATTGGATTGTAAAAACTGACGGGCCTTGCATGAAGAGCGCTTCTGGTTACTATGATATTTGCTACAAATGGAATCCCAAG TTTGATTga